Proteins found in one Lycium ferocissimum isolate CSIRO_LF1 chromosome 6, AGI_CSIRO_Lferr_CH_V1, whole genome shotgun sequence genomic segment:
- the LOC132059013 gene encoding putative WEB family protein At1g65010, chloroplastic — translation MSRSKSRSGPNDLAQRSHSSRFSRAISASRLCRGDVLGCQIDSNALVTLERKPSKVDNLFENQVNNRVLLMKEQMGHVEEELRETKEQLDFVEGEKNRAILELREMKKLVNDANMKLNEGLSPKKAGELIAELKVLKEFQSKTQEEMKIKDKNIESLKLELEKAKKYEVKLAEKDAMLGGLREEMNHVKASEVKATEQLSVFKKKVQELEVELENRKLSESKIFDSFESQTKQFERAKIELEEAKVEMASLHEKVESIEAASSKRNSGRFNGYSNGEIANSVRKELESLNSEVALAKEDVANAQEREKIALSKAKNLNDEINLLKNELKLASEAEEKSRKAMDDLALALKEVATEASEAKEKLSATQLELEQVKEEAGKLKEMIRNTEARYQKLLDEAKKEADLYRNTTERLRLETEESLLAWNGKEMGFITCIKRAEEERTLAQRETERLAESLKAAEDTSRAAKEEKYKLRDILKQAINEANAAKAAAGLARDENSQLKDRLAEKEEAVHFLTKENERLRIKGPTSHNNVKVPSEMFEEREEDHKVEKTFSVDLRELKLEKVEDLEKDEALKGSIFDPTSVTPKSEPRTPHSLAHRRNVSSPALADEAVKPNANPDYNHFDDSDSDRNPSSRRRALFRKVGDLIMRKSFHV, via the exons ATGTCACGTTCAAAATCAAG ATCTGGTCCCAATGATTTAGCACAAAGGAGCCATTCTTCAAGATTTTCTAGAGCAATTTCTGCATCAAGGCTTTGTAGAGGTGATGTTTTGGGCTGTCAAATTGATTCAAACGCCTTGGTTACTCTTGAAAGAAAACCCTCCAAGGTTGACAATTTATTTGag AATCAAGTGAATAACAGAGTTTTGCTTATGAAAGAGCAGATGGGACATGTTGAGGAGGAGTTAAGGGAGACAAAAGAGCAATTAGATTTTGTTGAAGGTGAAAAAAATAGAGCCATTCTTGAACTTAGAGAAATGAAAAAGTTGGTTAATGATGCTAATATGAAGTTAAATGAAGGATTATCACCTAAAAAGGCAGGGGAACTAATTGCAGAACTTaaggttttgaaggaatttCAGTCTAAAACACAAGAAGAAATGAAGATTAAAGATAAGAATATCGAGTCGTTGAAGTTGGAGCTCGAAAAGGCGAAGAAATATGAGGTCAAGTTAGCGGAAAAAGACGCTATGTTAGGAGGATTGAGAGAGGAGATGAATCATGTGAAAGCATCTGAAGTTAAAGCAACAGAACAATTGTCTGTTTTTAAGAAGAAAGTTCAAGAATTGGAAGTTGAATTGGAGAATCGGAAGTTGTCAGAGTCGAAGATATTTGATTCGTTTGAGTCACAGACGAAGCAGTTTGAACGAGCTAAGATCGAACTTGAAGAAGCCAAGGTCGAGATGGCTTCACTTCACGAGAAAGTTGAGTCGATAGAGGCTGCTTCATCAAAGAGAAATAGCGGACGTTTTAACGGTTATAGCAATGGGGAGATTGCCAATTCTGTGAGGAAGGAACTTGAAAGCCTTAACTCTGAAGTTGCATTGGCAAAGGAGGACGTGGCTAATGCACAAGAGCGAGAAAAAATTGCCCTGTCTAAGGCTAAGAATTTGAACGACGAGATAAACTTGCTTAAAAATGAACTTAAGTTGGCTAGTGAGGCGGAAGAAAAAAGCAGAAAGGCAATGGACGATTTAGCGTTAGCTTTAAAGGAAGTTGCTACTGAAGCCTCCGAGGCCAAGGAGAAACTTAGTGCTACTCAATTAGAGTTAGAACAAGTGAAAGAGGAGGCGGGAAAATTGAAAGAGATGATTAGAAACACCGAGGCTAGGTATCAAAAGCTCTTGGATGAGGCGAAAAAAGAAGCGGACCTATACAGAAACACAACAGAGAGATTGAGATTAGAGACCGAGGAGTCACTTTTGGCGTGGAACGGAAAAGAGATGGGATTCATCACTTGCATAAAAAGAGCTGAAGAAGAAAGAACTCTAGCTCAACGCGAGACAGAAAGGCTTGCCGAGTCTCTTAAAGCAGCCGAGGATACAAGTAGAGCAGCCAAGGAGGAAAAATATAAATTGAGGGACATATTGAAACAGGCTATTAATGAAGCTAATGCAGCAAAAGCTGCAGCTGGCCTAGCTAGAGATGAAAATTCTCAACTCAAAGATCGCCTAGCCGAGAAGGAAGAAGCCGTGCATTTTCTCACTAAAGAAAACGAACGCCTCAGGATCAAGGGGCCCACATCTCACAACAATGTCAAGGTGCCTAGCGAAATGTTCGAGGAACGTGAAGAGGATCATAAAGTCGAGAAAACTTTTAGTGTTGATCTTAGAGAGCTGAAACTTGAAAAAGTCGAGGATCTGGAAAAGGATGAGGCACTTAAGGGGTCAATATTTGATCCAACCTCGGTCACACCAAAGTCTGAGCCTCGTACACCACATTCCCTAGCTCATCGTAGAAACGTGTCTTCACCCGCCTTAGCAGATGAAGCAGTTAAACCGAATGCAAATCCGGATTATAACCATTTCGACGATTCAGATAGCGATAGGAATCCTAGTAGTAGAAGAAGAGCATTGTTTCGAAAAGTTGGTGACCTCATAATGAGGAAAAGTTTCCATGTTTAA
- the LOC132059014 gene encoding 14-3-3-like protein 16R — MASPREENVYMAKLAEQAERYEEMVEFMEKVVTFADSETSELTVEERNLLSVAYKNVIGARRASWRIISSIEQKEESRGNEEHVASIKEYRSKIETELTSICNGILKLLDSKLIGSAATGDSKVFYLKMKGDYHRYLAEFKTGAERKEAAENTLSAYKAAQDIANAELAPTHPIRLGLALNFSVFYYEILNSPDRACNLAKQAFDEAIAELDTLGEESYKDSTLIMQLLRDNLTLWTSDMQDDGTDEIKEAAPKPDNNE, encoded by the exons ATGGCGTCTCCACGCGAGGAAAACGTGTACATGGCGAAACTCGCCGAGCAAGCCGAACGTTACGAAGAAATGGTAGAATTCATGGAAAAAGTCGTTACTTTCGCAGACAGCGAAACCTCCGAACTAACCGTCGAAGAACGTAACCTTCTCTCCGTAGCCTACAAAAACGTGATCGGAGCACGTCGTGCTTCATGGCGAATAATCTCATCAATTGAACAAAAAGAGGAAAGCCGTGGTAATGAAGAACACGTTGCATCAATAAAGGAATACAGATCTAAGATTGAAACTGAATTAACATCGATCTGTAATGGCATTCTTAAGTTACTTGATTCTAAACTTATTGGATCAGCTGCTACTGGTGATTCTAAggttttttatttgaaaatgaaagGAGATTATCATCGTTATTTAGCTGAGTTTAAAACTGGTGCTGAGAGAAAAGAAGCTGCTGAGAATACTCTCTCCGCTTACAAAGCTGCTCAG GATATTGCTAATGCTGAGCTTGCACCTACACATCCAATCCGATTGGGACTTGCTCTTAATTTCTCTGTGTTTTACTACGAGATATTGAACTCTCCTGATCGTGCTTGTAATCTCGCCAAACAG GCCTTTGATGAGGCAATTGCGGAGCTGGACACATTGGGTGAAGAATCCTACAAGGATAGCACTCTGATCATGCAGCTACTTCGCGATAACCTCACTTTATGGACCTCTGATATGCAG GATGATGGAACTGATGAGATCAAAGAAGCAGCACCCAAACCAGATAATAATGAATGA